One genomic segment of Desulfobulbaceae bacterium DB1 includes these proteins:
- a CDS encoding 50S ribosomal protein L18, with protein MARTNQKAVARTKRIKRIRKKIMGTAERPRLRVFKSAKHIYAQVIDDQAGQTLCSMSTCDKLYAAPEEGKGKIVKAHQVGLILAGKMKEKGISKVVFDRGGYIYHGRVKALSDGAREGGVEF; from the coding sequence ATGGCAAGAACAAACCAGAAAGCAGTTGCTCGGACAAAGCGTATAAAGCGGATCAGAAAAAAAATCATGGGGACTGCCGAAAGGCCGCGCCTTCGTGTTTTTAAAAGCGCAAAGCATATATATGCCCAAGTGATTGATGATCAGGCTGGACAAACACTTTGTTCAATGTCTACCTGTGATAAATTATATGCCGCGCCTGAAGAAGGGAAGGGTAAAATAGTCAAAGCGCATCAGGTTGGGCTGATTTTGGCAGGGAAGATGAAAGAAAAAGGCATCAGTAAAGTTGTTTTCGATCGCGGTGGATATATATACCATGGGAGGGTCAAGGCCCTGTCTGATGGAGCTCGCGAGGGTGGGGTTGAATTTTAA
- a CDS encoding 50S ribosomal protein L24 has product MAAGKNYLKLNDKVEVIAGKDKGRVGKIIKIYPNSDKAKVEKINMVKRHTKPNMKSQQGGIIEMEAPIHVSNLMLICSKCAKTVRVKTSLLDDGTKARLCKKCGESIESNA; this is encoded by the coding sequence ATGGCAGCAGGTAAAAATTATCTTAAGCTCAATGATAAGGTTGAGGTAATTGCCGGTAAAGATAAGGGGCGAGTGGGCAAGATAATTAAGATATATCCCAACTCTGATAAGGCAAAAGTTGAAAAGATCAACATGGTGAAGCGTCATACGAAGCCAAACATGAAAAGCCAGCAGGGCGGCATCATTGAAATGGAAGCTCCCATTCATGTGTCCAACCTGATGTTGATCTGTTCTAAATGCGCAAAGACCGTACGGGTTAAAACATCTCTTCTCGATGACGGAACCAAGGCTCGTCTTTGTAAGAAATGTGGTGAATCAATAGAATCAAATGCATAA
- a CDS encoding 30S ribosomal protein S10: MIQTQKIRIRLKGYDHKLLDQSTHEIVDTAKRTGAIIAGPIPLPTSINKYCVLRSPHVDKKSREAFEMRTHRRLLDILEPTQQTIDALMKLELSAGVDVEIKL; the protein is encoded by the coding sequence ATGATCCAGACACAGAAAATTCGTATCAGGCTGAAAGGCTATGATCATAAACTCTTGGACCAGTCAACACATGAAATTGTTGATACGGCAAAAAGGACAGGAGCAATCATAGCAGGGCCTATTCCATTACCAACTTCAATCAATAAATACTGCGTGCTGCGTTCTCCCCATGTGGATAAAAAATCCCGTGAAGCATTTGAAATGAGAACTCACCGCAGATTGCTTGACATTTTGGAGCCGACACAGCAGACCATTGATGCGTTGATGAAGCTTGAATTGTCGGCAGGTGTCGATGTTGAAATAAAGCTGTAA
- a CDS encoding 50S ribosomal protein L2 encodes MATTKTYKPTSPGRRNYVSIINPELSKSRPEASLVKPLQKSGGRNNYGRVTARHIGGGHKRKYRIVDFKRDKVNIPAKVAAIEYDPNRSANIALLFYADGEKRYILSPLGIKVGDVVEAGEKVDIKLGNCLPMANIPLGSIIHNVEMRIGKGAQMVRSAGTAAQLMAKEGESVLVKLPSGEVRKFHRLCRACIGQIGNIEHESEKVGKAGRNRWKGKRPKVRGVAMNPHDHPMGGGEGKSSGGRHPCTPWGIPTKGYKTRKRKPSDKDIVKKRS; translated from the coding sequence ATGGCAACAACGAAGACCTATAAACCGACATCACCGGGAAGAAGAAACTATGTTTCGATTATCAATCCGGAATTGTCTAAATCCAGGCCAGAGGCAAGCCTGGTAAAACCGCTGCAGAAATCTGGTGGCCGTAATAATTATGGGCGTGTTACAGCCAGGCATATAGGTGGAGGCCATAAGAGAAAATACAGGATCGTCGATTTTAAGCGGGACAAAGTGAATATCCCGGCTAAAGTCGCTGCAATTGAATATGATCCGAACCGATCGGCCAATATTGCTCTTCTCTTTTACGCAGACGGTGAAAAAAGATATATCCTTTCACCTCTTGGAATCAAAGTCGGCGATGTTGTTGAGGCAGGTGAAAAGGTAGATATCAAGCTCGGCAACTGTCTCCCTATGGCCAATATCCCTCTGGGCAGCATTATTCACAACGTTGAGATGCGCATCGGCAAGGGAGCGCAGATGGTTCGCAGCGCAGGAACCGCGGCCCAACTGATGGCCAAAGAAGGCGAATCCGTACTGGTAAAGCTTCCATCCGGCGAAGTTCGTAAATTTCATCGGTTGTGTCGGGCCTGCATAGGTCAGATTGGCAATATCGAGCATGAAAGCGAGAAAGTCGGGAAGGCCGGCCGTAATCGTTGGAAAGGCAAAAGACCGAAAGTGCGTGGTGTTGCCATGAACCCACATGACCATCCCATGGGCGGTGGTGAAGGTAAAAGCTCAGGTGGTCGTCATCCATGTACTCCTTGGGGTATTCCTACCAAGGGATACAAGACAAGAAAAAGAAAACCATCTGATAAAGATATCGTCAAGAAACGGTCTTAA
- a CDS encoding 50S ribosomal protein L5, producing MATLKEYYEKECVPMLVKEFGYKNMMQVPRIEKIVLNMGLGEAVQNPKIVESAANELTLISGQKAVVTKAKKSIATFKLREGMPIGCKVTLRKDRMYDFYSKLVHIALPRVRDFRGIKDSGFDGRGNFSFGIKEHIIFPEIDYDKIDKIKGFNITITTNAKTDEEGRFLLSALGMPFRK from the coding sequence ATGGCAACGTTGAAAGAATATTATGAAAAAGAATGTGTCCCCATGCTCGTTAAAGAGTTTGGGTACAAAAATATGATGCAGGTTCCGCGAATTGAGAAAATTGTTCTCAATATGGGACTGGGTGAAGCCGTGCAGAATCCGAAAATTGTCGAAAGTGCTGCCAATGAACTCACTTTGATATCCGGTCAAAAAGCGGTTGTAACCAAGGCAAAAAAATCCATCGCTACCTTTAAACTTCGCGAAGGGATGCCCATTGGCTGCAAGGTGACCTTGCGCAAGGACAGGATGTATGATTTTTACAGCAAACTTGTTCATATTGCGTTGCCGAGGGTCCGTGATTTCCGGGGTATCAAGGACAGCGGTTTTGATGGCCGGGGAAATTTTTCCTTTGGTATTAAAGAGCATATCATTTTCCCTGAAATTGATTATGACAAAATTGATAAAATAAAAGGCTTTAATATAACAATTACCACCAATGCAAAAACGGATGAAGAAGGTCGTTTTCTCTTGTCCGCATTGGGAATGCCTTTCCGTAAATAG
- a CDS encoding 50S ribosomal protein L14 gives MIQTETVLNVADNSGAKKVLCIRVLGGTRKRYATIGDVIVVSVKEAIPNAKVKKGDVMRAVIVRTSKEIRRPEDTRVKFDENAAVLLTNSGEPMGTRIFGPVARELRMKGFMKIISLAPEVL, from the coding sequence ATGATACAGACAGAAACCGTACTCAATGTTGCGGATAATTCAGGTGCAAAAAAAGTACTCTGCATCAGAGTTCTCGGCGGGACAAGAAAAAGATATGCTACCATTGGTGATGTCATCGTAGTATCAGTGAAAGAGGCGATTCCCAATGCCAAGGTGAAAAAAGGCGATGTTATGCGCGCCGTCATCGTACGTACAAGCAAGGAGATCAGACGTCCTGAAGATACACGCGTGAAGTTCGATGAAAATGCCGCTGTACTGTTGACGAATTCCGGTGAGCCGATGGGAACCAGGATCTTCGGCCCTGTTGCTCGTGAGCTTCGGATGAAAGGATTTATGAAAATAATTTCTCTTGCCCCGGAGGTTCTGTAA
- a CDS encoding 30S ribosomal protein S17, giving the protein MVEKKGTKKTRVGIVISDKMDKSIVVRTESLVRHKLYGKFIRRQVKYMADDPESQCAIGDRVLIEECRPLSKRKRWRVKQIVEKAVVV; this is encoded by the coding sequence ATGGTTGAAAAGAAAGGTACAAAAAAGACAAGAGTCGGCATTGTGATCAGCGACAAAATGGATAAGAGTATTGTGGTTCGGACCGAAAGTTTGGTGCGCCATAAACTTTATGGTAAGTTTATCCGTCGTCAGGTTAAATACATGGCTGATGACCCGGAAAGTCAATGCGCAATCGGTGATCGCGTTCTCATAGAAGAGTGCCGGCCGTTAAGCAAGAGAAAACGCTGGAGAGTAAAACAGATCGTTGAAAAGGCGGTTGTTGTTTAA
- a CDS encoding 30S ribosomal protein S19, producing the protein MPRSIKKGPFVDDHLMKKVENAKESGSRKVIKTWSRRSDILPEMVGLTFAVHNGKKFVPVFVTENMVGHKMGEFSPTRTFYSHAGDRKGKK; encoded by the coding sequence GTGCCGCGATCAATTAAAAAAGGTCCATTTGTAGATGACCATTTGATGAAAAAAGTTGAAAACGCAAAGGAATCGGGATCACGCAAGGTGATTAAAACCTGGTCCAGGCGTTCAGATATTCTTCCAGAAATGGTTGGGCTGACTTTTGCCGTTCATAATGGAAAGAAGTTTGTTCCTGTTTTTGTCACGGAAAACATGGTTGGACATAAGATGGGGGAGTTTTCACCGACCCGTACTTTTTACAGCCATGCAGGTGATAGAAAAGGCAAAAAATAA
- a CDS encoding 30S ribosomal protein S8 — protein sequence MAMSDTLADMLTRIRNARMVKFESLEMPHSKLNKAVAEILKKEGYIQDLQVMPDNKQGRLKISLKYDQHHTCVITGLKRVSKPGCRVYVKSDKIPKVMSGLGIAVLSTSRGILTDREARETGIGGELLFTVW from the coding sequence ATGGCAATGAGTGATACTCTGGCAGATATGCTGACCAGAATTAGAAATGCCAGAATGGTTAAGTTTGAAAGTCTTGAAATGCCTCATTCGAAGTTGAATAAAGCTGTGGCTGAAATTCTCAAGAAAGAGGGATATATCCAAGATTTGCAGGTTATGCCGGATAACAAACAGGGACGTTTGAAAATTTCCCTTAAATATGATCAGCATCATACATGTGTTATTACCGGCCTGAAACGTGTCAGCAAGCCTGGTTGTCGTGTATATGTCAAATCAGATAAAATACCGAAAGTAATGAGCGGTCTTGGAATTGCTGTTTTGTCGACATCCCGAGGAATACTCACCGACAGAGAAGCCCGGGAAACCGGCATCGGTGGTGAACTTCTTTTTACTGTCTGGTAA
- a CDS encoding 50S ribosomal protein L23 yields MNIYDVVKKPCLTEKGMILQEENNQVVMKVNPKANKIEIKKAVEMLFNVKVSNVRTANMHGKKKRIGLHFGQRSDWKKAIVTLAEGSKIDFLEQL; encoded by the coding sequence ATCAATATTTATGATGTTGTAAAAAAACCATGTCTCACTGAAAAAGGCATGATTTTGCAGGAAGAAAACAATCAGGTTGTCATGAAGGTAAATCCTAAGGCGAATAAGATTGAAATCAAAAAAGCCGTGGAAATGCTTTTCAATGTGAAGGTTTCTAATGTTCGTACTGCAAACATGCATGGTAAAAAGAAACGAATCGGCTTGCATTTCGGACAAAGATCGGACTGGAAAAAGGCAATTGTGACCCTTGCTGAGGGAAGCAAAATTGATTTTCTGGAACAGCTGTAA
- a CDS encoding 50S ribosomal protein L4 produces MAVTGIFNIKNEKVGEVELNDALFGVEVKPYILHDIVRMQLAKRRAGTACTKTRGEVQGSKAKPWKQKGTGRARSGSKRSPVWRGGGTVFGPKPRDYSYSLPKKVRKLGLRMALSSRFSENRLVVLDGFEMEEFKSKMFAGVMATLNLDNALIVIPDHDEKLEKSSRNVVGYKVMPTAGVNVYDVLLHKNIILLQSCIGQLEERLLS; encoded by the coding sequence ATGGCTGTAACAGGCATATTTAACATAAAGAATGAAAAAGTTGGAGAAGTCGAGCTGAACGATGCTCTTTTCGGAGTTGAAGTCAAGCCGTATATTCTTCATGATATCGTCAGGATGCAGCTGGCAAAAAGGCGTGCGGGTACGGCGTGTACGAAAACCCGCGGCGAGGTTCAGGGCAGCAAGGCGAAACCTTGGAAACAGAAGGGAACAGGGCGCGCCAGGTCAGGCAGCAAACGATCTCCGGTTTGGCGGGGTGGTGGTACGGTTTTCGGTCCCAAGCCCCGCGATTACAGCTACAGTTTGCCGAAGAAGGTACGAAAACTTGGGTTGCGCATGGCACTCAGCAGTCGTTTTTCTGAAAATCGCCTTGTGGTTCTCGACGGATTTGAGATGGAAGAGTTCAAAAGCAAGATGTTTGCCGGCGTCATGGCCACTCTTAATCTCGATAATGCGCTGATAGTAATCCCTGATCATGACGAAAAGCTTGAGAAATCCTCACGTAATGTTGTGGGGTACAAAGTTATGCCCACGGCGGGCGTCAATGTGTATGATGTTTTGCTGCATAAAAATATTATTTTACTGCAGTCATGTATTGGCCAGCTTGAAGAGAGGTTACTTTCATGA
- a CDS encoding 50S ribosomal protein L22, with the protein MEASAVIKNIRISPQKARLVADMIRGQNVDAAINTLRFTPKKGARIIRKLVESALANASQNEAIDVDTLYVKKIFIDGGPMLKRIRPRAMGRASRILKRSSHITVVLDEM; encoded by the coding sequence ATGGAAGCAAGTGCAGTAATTAAAAATATTAGAATTTCGCCGCAAAAAGCCCGTTTGGTCGCGGATATGATTCGTGGCCAGAATGTTGATGCGGCAATTAATACATTGCGGTTTACGCCGAAAAAAGGTGCCCGCATTATCCGTAAGCTCGTAGAGTCCGCCTTGGCCAATGCCAGCCAGAACGAGGCAATTGATGTTGATACCTTGTATGTCAAGAAGATTTTTATTGATGGCGGTCCCATGCTGAAAAGAATACGTCCCAGAGCCATGGGCAGAGCAAGCCGTATTTTGAAAAGGTCAAGTCATATAACCGTGGTTCTTGACGAGATGTAA
- a CDS encoding translation elongation factor G, translating to MANNVSLARLRNIGIMAHIDAGKTTTTERILYYTGKTHKMGEVHDGAAVMDWMEQEQERGITITSAATTCEWKNNYINIIDTPGHVDFTVEVERCLRVLDGVVAVFCAVGGVEPQSETVWRQADKYAIPRIAFVNKMDRVGADFDRCLDMMTKRLGANPLAMQIPVGAEENFRGIIDLISGKMLVFDEESQGSQFLEKEIPADYRDKFTAARMALVEKLADFDEGVMEKYLEEQSITSEELRRATRNATLKLELVPVFCGSAFKNKGVQPLLDAVIAYLPSPTDVPPVEGLNSNGEVVSRKTGASEKFCALAFKLTSDPFVGNLAYIRVYSGLLKAGGKVYNPLKQKLEKVNRIVKMHSNKREEVDQVGPGDIAAVIGLRFSTTGDTLCDQDDPIILDMMDFPEPVISIAIEPKSKADEVKLNDSLEKISLEDPSFKIRTDADTGQKLISGMGELHLEIIVDRLIREFKVSANVGPPQVAYKETIESTARAEGSFVQQSGVRPQYGHVWLEVEPLAQASGTVFESKIDEELIPGHFIPAIKKGVVGGLESGSLAGFSVTDVKVSLVGGSYHEEDSTDQAFGVAATIALRNALAQASPVLLEPVMNVEVVVPDQYVGDVIADLNSRRARINGIDSRENGYQVITAESPLAEMFGYSTNLRSASQGRANFTMQFAAYAKVAEKTAQAIVKKVKGLI from the coding sequence GTGGCAAACAACGTCTCTTTGGCAAGATTGCGCAATATCGGGATCATGGCGCATATCGATGCCGGCAAAACAACGACAACAGAGCGCATACTTTATTACACGGGTAAAACCCACAAGATGGGCGAAGTTCATGACGGCGCCGCTGTTATGGACTGGATGGAGCAGGAACAGGAGCGCGGCATCACGATAACATCAGCCGCCACCACCTGTGAGTGGAAAAATAATTATATTAATATAATAGATACCCCGGGACATGTTGACTTTACCGTCGAGGTTGAGCGATGTCTCCGGGTATTAGACGGCGTTGTCGCCGTGTTTTGCGCGGTGGGTGGGGTTGAGCCCCAGTCGGAAACGGTATGGCGACAAGCTGATAAGTATGCAATACCGCGTATAGCCTTTGTCAACAAGATGGATCGGGTAGGCGCTGATTTTGATCGGTGTCTGGACATGATGACAAAAAGGCTTGGAGCGAATCCCTTGGCCATGCAGATTCCTGTGGGCGCCGAGGAGAACTTTCGCGGTATCATCGATTTGATCAGCGGCAAAATGCTGGTCTTTGATGAGGAGTCGCAGGGCTCGCAATTTTTGGAAAAAGAAATACCTGCGGATTATCGAGACAAATTCACGGCTGCACGTATGGCCCTCGTCGAGAAGCTGGCCGACTTCGATGAGGGGGTCATGGAAAAATATCTGGAAGAGCAAAGCATTACATCTGAAGAGTTGCGCAGAGCGACTCGTAATGCGACTTTGAAGCTTGAGCTGGTTCCTGTTTTTTGCGGAAGCGCCTTTAAAAATAAAGGTGTCCAGCCCTTACTCGATGCAGTAATTGCATATTTGCCTTCACCAACAGATGTTCCTCCAGTCGAAGGATTGAATAGTAACGGAGAAGTGGTGAGCCGTAAGACCGGTGCCAGTGAAAAATTCTGTGCATTGGCATTTAAGCTTACATCCGATCCGTTTGTTGGAAACCTGGCTTATATACGAGTTTATTCCGGTTTATTGAAGGCCGGCGGTAAAGTATATAATCCGCTTAAGCAGAAGCTGGAAAAAGTAAATCGCATTGTCAAGATGCATTCCAACAAGCGTGAAGAGGTTGACCAGGTCGGTCCGGGCGATATTGCCGCGGTTATCGGGCTTCGCTTCTCAACCACCGGCGATACCCTTTGTGATCAGGATGATCCGATCATTCTGGATATGATGGATTTTCCCGAACCGGTCATCAGTATTGCCATAGAACCGAAAAGCAAGGCTGACGAAGTAAAGCTTAATGACAGTCTTGAAAAGATATCCTTGGAAGATCCTTCCTTTAAAATAAGGACGGATGCGGATACGGGCCAAAAGTTAATCTCGGGAATGGGTGAACTGCACCTTGAGATTATCGTTGACCGGCTGATTCGTGAATTCAAGGTTTCAGCCAATGTCGGTCCTCCGCAGGTTGCCTATAAGGAAACCATAGAGAGTACTGCTCGCGCTGAAGGTTCTTTTGTTCAGCAAAGTGGAGTCAGGCCGCAATATGGCCATGTCTGGCTTGAAGTTGAACCACTTGCGCAAGCAAGCGGCACCGTATTCGAGAGCAAGATTGATGAGGAGCTTATACCCGGCCACTTCATTCCTGCCATTAAAAAAGGTGTCGTTGGCGGACTTGAAAGCGGGTCCCTGGCGGGTTTTTCAGTGACTGATGTGAAAGTCTCCCTGGTGGGAGGTTCATATCATGAAGAAGATTCCACGGATCAGGCATTCGGAGTGGCGGCAACTATTGCATTGCGCAATGCACTTGCGCAGGCGTCCCCGGTTCTGCTTGAACCGGTGATGAACGTTGAAGTAGTCGTGCCCGATCAGTATGTCGGCGATGTCATTGCCGATCTTAATTCCCGGAGGGCGAGAATTAACGGAATCGACTCACGGGAAAACGGGTATCAAGTGATAACGGCGGAGTCACCCTTGGCGGAGATGTTCGGTTACTCGACAAATCTGCGTTCCGCATCCCAGGGAAGAGCGAATTTTACGATGCAGTTTGCGGCATATGCAAAAGTTGCTGAAAAAACTGCTCAAGCTATAGTGAAAAAAGTTAAAGGATTAATTTAA
- a CDS encoding 30S ribosomal protein S14 yields MAKKSLIAKSERKPKFQVRAYNRCPLCGRPRAFIRKFGICRICFRSLASRGEITGVTKSSW; encoded by the coding sequence TTGGCTAAGAAATCATTAATAGCAAAGAGTGAACGGAAACCTAAATTTCAGGTGAGAGCGTATAATCGCTGTCCACTCTGTGGAAGACCGCGGGCATTTATCAGAAAGTTCGGCATTTGTCGTATATGCTTTAGATCACTCGCATCTCGCGGTGAGATAACCGGCGTGACGAAATCGAGCTGGTAA
- a CDS encoding 50S ribosomal protein L6, translated as MSRIGNQPIPVPTGVKVDINGTHVKVTGPKGTLERDIRPEINLVQDGGFIGVKCLDNSKRTRAFSGLTRTLVNNMILGTEKMFTKKLIIEGVGYKADIQQSVLTLSVGYSNPVTFPLPDGVDGKVDKSSITLESIDKELLGITAAKIRDIRKPEPYKGKGIRYENEHIVRKAGKSASKK; from the coding sequence ATGTCAAGGATTGGCAATCAGCCCATACCTGTGCCGACCGGCGTGAAAGTGGATATAAATGGTACCCACGTCAAGGTTACCGGTCCAAAAGGCACATTGGAAAGGGATATACGTCCGGAAATTAATCTGGTGCAGGATGGCGGTTTTATTGGCGTCAAATGCCTGGACAACAGTAAGAGAACCAGGGCTTTCAGCGGCCTGACAAGAACACTTGTCAATAATATGATTCTTGGTACGGAAAAGATGTTTACCAAAAAACTTATTATTGAGGGTGTTGGATATAAAGCTGATATTCAGCAGAGTGTTTTGACCTTGAGTGTCGGATATTCGAATCCCGTCACCTTTCCTCTTCCCGATGGTGTTGATGGGAAGGTTGACAAGTCCTCCATCACTCTGGAGTCGATTGACAAGGAATTGCTTGGCATAACAGCCGCAAAGATTCGCGATATACGGAAACCCGAGCCCTATAAGGGCAAAGGTATACGTTATGAAAACGAGCATATTGTCAGGAAAGCCGGCAAGTCAGCCTCGAAGAAATAA
- a CDS encoding 50S ribosomal protein L3, which produces MPKTLGILGKKIGMTRIFTEMGAAVGVTVVEAGPCVVLQKKTKEKEGYNAIQVGFDPKKESRVNKPLAGHCKNAGQESGFYHLKEFRVENPENYELGQKIVIGDLFKIGDIVDVSGRVKGRGFQGVVKRHGFKGGRKTHGSMFHRAPGSIGCSAWPSKVVKGKKMPGRMGNNLVTKKNLIIVDIRNEENVMVIKGSLPGTAKELLQIFSK; this is translated from the coding sequence ATGCCTAAAACACTTGGAATATTAGGAAAAAAAATCGGGATGACCCGAATTTTCACAGAGATGGGCGCGGCAGTGGGAGTAACCGTTGTCGAAGCGGGTCCCTGTGTTGTTCTGCAGAAGAAGACAAAAGAAAAGGAAGGCTATAACGCGATTCAGGTAGGATTTGACCCTAAAAAGGAAAGCAGGGTCAATAAACCTCTGGCCGGGCACTGTAAAAATGCAGGTCAGGAGTCGGGTTTCTATCATTTGAAGGAGTTTCGCGTTGAAAATCCTGAAAATTATGAACTCGGGCAGAAAATTGTCATCGGTGATTTGTTTAAAATCGGCGATATCGTTGATGTCAGTGGACGGGTGAAGGGGCGTGGTTTTCAGGGCGTTGTTAAACGTCATGGATTCAAGGGCGGTCGCAAAACCCACGGCTCCATGTTTCATCGAGCCCCAGGCTCTATCGGTTGCAGTGCATGGCCCAGCAAAGTTGTTAAAGGAAAAAAAATGCCCGGTCGTATGGGTAATAACCTCGTCACCAAAAAGAATTTGATCATTGTTGATATTCGCAATGAAGAAAATGTCATGGTGATAAAGGGATCCCTTCCTGGCACAGCAAAAGAATTGTTGCAAATTTTTTCAAAGTAA
- a CDS encoding 30S ribosomal protein S3, translating into MGQKVNPIGLRLNIIRTWESTWYADRDYSKYLLEDQKIRKYLKQRLYHAGVSKINISRTGEKLKLKLHTARPGIVIGKKGAEIEALKNDLDKLTKRQCVVDIQEVRRPEADAQLVAENVALQLERRVAFRRAMKKAVNIALKFGAKGIKISCSGRLGGAEMARREWTREGRVPLHTLRADIDYGFAEAKTTYGIIGVKVWIFKGEVLSDMDPSAE; encoded by the coding sequence TTGGGCCAGAAAGTTAATCCAATAGGTTTGCGTCTTAATATTATTCGTACTTGGGAATCAACTTGGTATGCAGACCGCGATTATTCGAAATATTTACTGGAAGATCAAAAGATCAGAAAGTATCTGAAACAGAGATTATACCATGCGGGTGTTTCAAAAATTAATATCTCCCGCACCGGTGAAAAGCTGAAATTAAAACTCCACACAGCCAGGCCCGGCATTGTCATCGGCAAAAAGGGAGCTGAAATCGAAGCTCTCAAAAATGATCTCGATAAATTGACCAAACGTCAATGTGTGGTTGATATTCAGGAAGTGAGAAGACCTGAAGCCGATGCCCAGCTTGTCGCTGAAAACGTGGCGCTGCAACTGGAGAGACGTGTCGCATTTCGGCGCGCCATGAAAAAGGCTGTTAATATCGCCTTGAAGTTCGGCGCAAAAGGTATTAAGATATCCTGCTCAGGTCGTTTAGGTGGAGCTGAAATGGCTCGACGCGAATGGACTCGTGAAGGCCGCGTTCCTCTTCATACATTGCGGGCAGATATTGATTATGGTTTTGCCGAGGCAAAAACCACATATGGCATTATCGGCGTAAAAGTCTGGATTTTTAAAGGAGAAGTTCTCTCCGATATGGATCCGTCAGCCGAATAA
- a CDS encoding 50S ribosomal protein L29, whose product MKVKDIRQLSVEELGTKAKDLSEELNKLKFQHGFRPLENTAKLKDLRKDISRVKTVITEKTISR is encoded by the coding sequence ATGAAAGTCAAAGATATTCGTCAATTAAGCGTTGAAGAGCTCGGGACAAAGGCAAAGGATTTGTCGGAAGAGCTTAACAAGCTGAAATTCCAACACGGTTTCCGACCATTGGAAAATACGGCAAAGCTGAAAGATTTGCGGAAAGATATTTCACGGGTAAAGACTGTCATTACCGAAAAGACGATCTCTCGTTAA
- a CDS encoding 50S ribosomal protein L16, whose amino-acid sequence MLSPKKVKHRKQMKGRMTGAAHRGSTIVFGEYALKATECGKMTAQQIEAARIAINRTVKRGGQMWIRIFPDKPITKKPAETRMGKGKGSPEFWVAPIKPGRILYEITGIEESLAVKALTLAGNKLPFATTVISKRSSL is encoded by the coding sequence ATGCTTAGTCCAAAAAAAGTTAAACATAGAAAACAGATGAAGGGCCGGATGACAGGCGCCGCACATCGTGGTTCCACCATTGTTTTTGGTGAATATGCGTTGAAAGCGACCGAATGCGGCAAAATGACGGCGCAACAGATTGAGGCTGCTCGTATTGCCATCAACAGGACTGTTAAGCGTGGTGGTCAGATGTGGATCCGTATTTTCCCTGATAAGCCGATCACGAAGAAGCCGGCAGAAACAAGGATGGGTAAAGGGAAAGGCAGTCCCGAATTTTGGGTAGCTCCCATTAAACCGGGCCGTATACTCTATGAAATAACGGGAATTGAAGAAAGCTTGGCTGTTAAGGCTTTAACCTTGGCGGGTAATAAACTTCCTTTTGCAACAACAGTCATCTCAAAAAGGAGTAGTTTATGA